In Nicotiana tabacum cultivar K326 chromosome 17, ASM71507v2, whole genome shotgun sequence, one DNA window encodes the following:
- the LOC142171658 gene encoding protein DETOXIFICATION 14-like, which yields MGRALLPLNNEISKKAVFKEVSRIAIPMIVVHLCQFLLRYAPMVMLGHLSELSFSSASIATSYCNVTGFAILFGLATGSITLCGQAYGARQYQKVGTITCAAIIFLLFACLPVSLIWIFTGKLLLWIGQDPLISVEAGKYSIYLIPTLVPYAILQSLVCYFQTQSLIIPMVWTSVASLCFNVPISWALVFKYELGASGAAMAIGSSYWLNVILLVIYLKYSSTCQKTRPFFSKDVFLVMPEFFQFAIPSAAMVCLKWWATELILLFCGLLPNPQLETSVQSICLTTTSLHYFIPCSFSAAARFSLPTYFLTMTFLV from the exons ATGGGAAGGGCTCTGCTGCCATTGAATAATGAGATCAGCAAAAAGGCAGTGTTTAAAGAAGTGAGTCGCATAGCAATTCCAATGATAGTGGTGCATTTGTGTCAATTCCTGTTGCGCTATGCACCAATGGTTATGTTAGGTCACTTAAGTGAACTCTCCTTCTCAAGTGCCTCCATCGCCACATCTTACTGCAATGTTACTGGCTTCGCTATCCTT TTTGGACTGGCAACTGGGTCGATAACTTTATGTGGACAGGCCTATGGAGCAAGGCAATATCAAAAAGTTGGCACTATTACTTGTGCTGCCATTATATTTCTATTATTCGCGTGTCTGCCAGTTTCTCTTATATGGATCTTCACTGGCAAATTGCTTTTATGGATTGGCCAAGACCCATTAATCTCTGTTGAAGCTGGAAAGTACTCGATTTATCTCATCCCAACTCTCGTTCCTTATGCTATTCTTCAGTCACTTGTTTGCTACTTTCAGACTCAGAGTTTGATAATTCCAATGGTATGGACCTCAGTAGCATCTCTATGCTTTAATGTACCAATCAGTTGGGCTTTAGTATTCAAATATGAGTTAGGGGCCAGTGGTGCAGCTATGGCGATTGGTTCATCATATTGGTTGAACGTGATTTTACTTGTGATTTACTTAAAGTATTCGTCAACTTGTCAAAAGACACGTCCCTTTTTCTCAAAGGATGTTTTCCTTGTTATGCCGGAGTTCTTCCAATTTGCTATTCCGTCTGCTGCAATGGTCTG TTTGAAATGGTGGGCAACAGAACTAATTCTGCTGTTTTGTGGATTGCTGCCAAATCCACAACTAGAGACTTCTGTCCAATCTATTTG CCTTACAACTACTTCATTACATTACTTCATACCATGTTCCTTCAGTGCTGCTGCAAGGTTTTCTCTTCCAACATACTTCCTAACAATGACTTTTTTGGTTTGA
- the LOC107823048 gene encoding protein DETOXIFICATION 3-like isoform X1: MVEELPQSLKEKKWQINWDAVSQELKKTSRFMAPMVAVTVFQYLLQVVSVMMVGHLGELALSSVAIATSLTNVTGFSLLTGLVGGMETLCGQAYGAQQYHKLSTYTYTAIISLFLVCIPICVLWCFMDKLLILTGQDHSISVEARKYSLWVIPAIFGGAISKPLSRYLQAQSLILPMLLSSFAVLCFHLPISWALIFKLELGNIGAAIAFSISSWLYVLFLASYVKLSSSCEKTRAPFSMEAFLCIRQFFRLAVPSAVMVCLKWWSFEVLALVSGLLPNPKLETSVMSICITISQLHFSIPYGFGAAASTRVSNELGAGNPQKARMAVQVVMFLTVVETLVFNTSLFGSRHVLGKAFSNEKQVVDYIAAMTPFLCLSIVTDSLQIVITGKEGKRKGTRRKILGRQEIKNYAFV; the protein is encoded by the exons ATGGTAGAGGAGTTGCCACAGAgcttgaaagaaaagaaatggcAGATAAATTGGGATGCTGTATCTCAAGAACTGAAGAAGACGAGTCGTTTTATGGCTCCAATGGTAGCGGTCACAGTGTTTCAGTACCTGTTGCAAGTTGTATCAGTCATGATGGTGGGACATCTTGGAGAGTTAGCGCTGTCTAGTGTTGCCATCGCCACTTCTTTAACTAATGTCACCGGTTTCAGTCTACTT ACAGGGCTGGTTGGTGGTATGGAAACACTATGTGGACAAGCATACGGAGCTCAACAATACCATAAACTCAGTACATATACCTACACTGCTATAATTTCTCTGTTTCTAGTATGCATACCAATCTGTGTGTTGTGGTGCTTCATGGACAAATTGCTTATATTGACGGGACAAGATCATTCAATCTCAGTGGAAGCGCGCAAGTATTCATTATGGGTAATCCCTGCTATTTTTGGTGGTGCAATTTCTAAACCACTATCTAGATACTTGCAGGCACAAAGTTTGATTCTTCCCATGCTTTTATCTTCCTTTGCTGTTCTATGCTTCCACTTGCCCATAAGCTGGGCTTTGATATTTAAGTTGGAGCTAGGAAACATAGGAGCTGCTATAGCCTTCAGTATATCCTCTTGGTTGTATGTGCTATTTCTTGCATCTTATGTCAAACTGTCAAGCTCCTGTGAGAAAACTCGAGCGCCTTTCTCCATGGAAGCCTTCCTTTGTATTAGACAATTCTTCCGTTTGGCTGTCCCTTCTGCTGTGATGGTGTG CCTAAAATGGTGGTCATTTGAGGTGCTTGCTTTGGTATCAGGCCTTTTACCAAATCCAAAGCTCGAGACATCAGTGATGTCAATATG CATAACAATTTCTCAATTACACTTCAGTATACCATATGGCTTTGGAGCTGCTgcaag taCTCGTGTTTCAAATGAATTGGGAGCTGGGAATCCTCAAAAGGCTCGAATGGCAGTTCAGGTAGTAATGTTTCTTACAGTCGTAGAGACATTAGTGTTCAACACAAGTCTGTTCGGGAGCAGGCATGTGTTGGGAAAAGCATTCAGCAATGAGAAGCAGGTGGTGGATTATATAGCTGCAATGACTCCTTTTCTTTGCCTGTCCATTGTCACAGACAGCCTGCAGATAGTCATCACTG GCAAAGAAGGCAAGAGAAAGGGTACACGAAGGAAGATCTTAGGAAGACAAGAGATAAAGAATTATGCCTTTGTATAA
- the LOC107823048 gene encoding protein DETOXIFICATION 3-like (The RefSeq protein has 1 substitution compared to this genomic sequence): MVEELPQSLKEKKWQINWDAVSQELKKTSRFMAPMVAVTVFQYLLQVVSVMMVGHLGELALSSVAIATSLTNVTGFSLLTGLVGGMETLCGQAYGAQQYHKLSTYTYTAIISLFLVCIPICVLWCFMDKLLILTGQDHSISVEARKYSLWVIPAIFGGAISKPLSRYSQAQSLILPMLLSSFAVLCFHLPISWALIFKLELGNIGAAIAFSISSWLYVLFLASYVKLSSSCEKTRAPFSMEAFLCIRQFFRLAVPSAVMVCLKWWSFEVLALVSGLLPNPKLETSVMSICITISQLHFSIPYGFGAAASTRVSNELGAGNPQKARMAVQVVMFLTVVETLVFNTSLFGSRHVLGKAFSNEKQVVDYIAAMTPFLCLSIVTDSLQIVITGIARGSGWQHIGAYINLVVFYVIAIPLAVVLGFVLHLKAKGLWIGIVVGCAIQSIVLSIVTGFTDWEKQAKKARERVHEGRS, translated from the exons ATGGTAGAGGAGTTGCCACAGAgcttgaaagaaaagaaatggcAGATAAATTGGGATGCTGTATCTCAAGAACTGAAGAAGACGAGTCGTTTTATGGCTCCAATGGTAGCGGTCACAGTGTTTCAGTACCTGTTGCAAGTTGTATCAGTCATGATGGTGGGACATCTTGGAGAGTTAGCGCTGTCTAGTGTTGCCATCGCCACTTCTTTAACTAATGTCACCGGTTTCAGTCTACTT ACAGGGCTGGTTGGTGGTATGGAAACACTATGTGGACAAGCATACGGAGCTCAACAATACCATAAACTCAGTACATATACCTACACTGCTATAATTTCTCTGTTTCTAGTATGCATACCAATCTGTGTGTTGTGGTGCTTCATGGACAAATTGCTTATATTGACGGGACAAGATCATTCAATCTCAGTGGAAGCGCGCAAGTATTCATTATGGGTAATCCCTGCTATTTTTGGTGGTGCAATTTCTAAACCACTATCTAGATACTTGCAGGCACAAAGTTTGATTCTTCCCATGCTTTTATCTTCCTTTGCTGTTCTATGCTTCCACTTGCCCATAAGCTGGGCTTTGATATTTAAGTTGGAGCTAGGAAACATAGGAGCTGCTATAGCCTTCAGTATATCCTCTTGGTTGTATGTGCTATTTCTTGCATCTTATGTCAAACTGTCAAGCTCCTGTGAGAAAACTCGAGCGCCTTTCTCCATGGAAGCCTTCCTTTGTATTAGACAATTCTTCCGTTTGGCTGTCCCTTCTGCTGTGATGGTGTG CCTAAAATGGTGGTCATTTGAGGTGCTTGCTTTGGTATCAGGCCTTTTACCAAATCCAAAGCTCGAGACATCAGTGATGTCAATATG CATAACAATTTCTCAATTACACTTCAGTATACCATATGGCTTTGGAGCTGCTgcaag taCTCGTGTTTCAAATGAATTGGGAGCTGGGAATCCTCAAAAGGCTCGAATGGCAGTTCAGGTAGTAATGTTTCTTACAGTCGTAGAGACATTAGTGTTCAACACAAGTCTGTTCGGGAGCAGGCATGTGTTGGGAAAAGCATTCAGCAATGAGAAGCAGGTGGTGGATTATATAGCTGCAATGACTCCTTTTCTTTGCCTGTCCATTGTCACAGACAGCCTGCAGATAGTCATCACTG GTATAGCAAGGGGAAGTGGGTGGCAGCATATTGGGGCATATATAAATCTAGTGGTATTTTATGTGATAGCAATTCCTTTAGCAGTGGTGTTGGGATTTGTTCTACATTTGAAAGCAAAGGGGCTTTGGATTGGAATAGTGGTTGGTTGTGCTATACAATCGATCGTTCTATCTATTGTTACAGGTTTCACAGACTGGGAAAAACAG GCAAAGAAGGCAAGAGAAAGGGTACACGAAGGAAGATCTTAG